One region of Flavobacterium sp. GSB-24 genomic DNA includes:
- the trxA gene encoding thioredoxin, whose translation MALAITDATFDEVVLKSDKPVMVDFWAAWCGPCRMVGPIIDQLSDEYAGKVVVGKVDVDANQEFAAKYGVRNIPTVLVFHNGEVVGKQVGVAPKQTYADSLDALL comes from the coding sequence ATGGCATTAGCAATAACAGATGCTACTTTTGATGAAGTAGTTTTGAAATCAGATAAACCAGTAATGGTAGATTTTTGGGCAGCATGGTGTGGTCCTTGTAGAATGGTTGGTCCAATCATTGACCAATTAAGCGATGAGTACGCTGGTAAAGTAGTTGTTGGTAAAGTAGATGTAGATGCTAACCAAGAATTTGCTGCAAAATATGGTGTGCGTAACATACCAACCGTTTTGGTTTTTCATAACGGTGAAGTAGTAGGAAAACAAGTAGGAGTTGCTCCTAAACAAACCTACGCAGATAGTTTAGACGCTTTATTGTAA